From the Desulfosarcina sp. BuS5 genome, one window contains:
- a CDS encoding glutamate synthase subunit beta — translation MGKDKGFIEYNRKEPGYRPREERLKDYRAVELEPDEDNVYEQAARCMECGIPFCHGYGCPVSNIIPEFNELLYRGDWEEALRILLSTNNFPEFTGRLCPAPCEAACVAGINGTPVTIRQIELALIEKGFEKGYIKPFSPVRLTDKKVAVIGSGPAGLAVADTINRVGYNVTVFEAAEKPGGLMRYGIPDFKIEKRIIERRISLMEKEGIVFETGVTAGTDISARYLKRHFNSICLACGAQKPRDLAVEGRDLKGIHFALDYLIQQNKKNSGEKIVFEDEISATGKNVVIIGGGDTGSDCLGTALRQGAETVTQLEILPKPPEKRPPETPWPMWPSILRTTHAHKEGGTRKWSVTTTRFEGSNGKLKKLHCSEVKWGKNGERYIPVEIPGTEFKIDADLVILAMGFTGAGNSRLINDFGLKTDTRGNLSSNKNRMTEVEGVFTAGDMNTGQSLIVRAIHSAGKTAKGIIDYLG, via the coding sequence ATGGGTAAAGATAAAGGTTTTATAGAATACAACAGGAAAGAACCTGGATACAGGCCGCGCGAGGAAAGGCTTAAAGACTACAGAGCGGTCGAACTGGAACCGGATGAAGATAATGTTTATGAGCAGGCCGCAAGGTGTATGGAATGCGGAATTCCTTTCTGCCATGGGTACGGATGCCCGGTGTCCAATATTATCCCTGAGTTTAATGAACTTCTTTACAGGGGTGATTGGGAAGAAGCCCTCAGGATACTGCTTTCAACAAACAACTTTCCTGAATTTACAGGCAGACTCTGCCCTGCTCCCTGCGAAGCTGCATGTGTCGCAGGTATAAACGGCACTCCTGTAACAATCCGCCAGATTGAACTTGCTCTTATTGAAAAAGGTTTTGAAAAAGGATATATCAAACCCTTTTCTCCTGTCCGATTGACCGACAAAAAAGTGGCTGTAATAGGATCAGGCCCGGCAGGTCTGGCGGTTGCTGATACAATAAACAGGGTCGGATATAATGTTACAGTCTTTGAAGCGGCTGAAAAACCGGGCGGCCTGATGAGATACGGGATACCCGATTTTAAAATTGAAAAAAGAATAATCGAACGTAGAATAAGCCTGATGGAGAAGGAGGGAATTGTTTTTGAAACAGGAGTAACAGCAGGAACGGATATCTCGGCAAGATATCTGAAAAGGCATTTTAATTCAATCTGTCTTGCATGCGGCGCCCAAAAACCACGTGATCTTGCTGTTGAAGGAAGAGATCTGAAAGGGATTCATTTTGCACTCGATTATCTTATTCAGCAGAATAAAAAAAACAGTGGAGAAAAAATTGTATTCGAGGATGAGATCAGCGCAACCGGAAAAAATGTGGTCATCATCGGCGGCGGCGATACCGGATCTGATTGCCTTGGAACCGCATTAAGACAGGGCGCTGAAACAGTAACCCAGCTTGAAATTCTTCCAAAGCCCCCTGAAAAAAGGCCGCCCGAAACCCCCTGGCCGATGTGGCCCTCCATTCTCAGGACCACCCATGCCCATAAAGAAGGTGGTACAAGAAAATGGTCCGTCACAACAACAAGATTTGAAGGGTCTAATGGAAAGTTAAAAAAGCTGCACTGCTCTGAAGTTAAATGGGGAAAAAACGGGGAAAGATACATACCGGTTGAAATACCCGGCACAGAGTTTAAAATCGATGCGGATCTTGTAATCCTCGCAATGGGTTTTACAGGCGCGGGCAACAGCAGACTGATAAACGATTTTGGACTAAAAACAGATACGCGGGGGAATCTGTCGTCTAACAAAAACAGGATGACTGAAGTGGAAGGAGTCTTTACAGCAGGCGATATGAATACCGGGCAGTCTCTTATTGTAAGAGCGATTCATTCCGCCGGAAAAACCGCAAAGGGAATAATTGACTACCTTGGATGA
- a CDS encoding ATP-binding protein: MTSIGKEHPRYLDEPESRRLEFKERLPKGNQLVRTAIAFANGAD, from the coding sequence ATGACATCCATTGGTAAAGAACACCCCCGATATCTTGACGAACCTGAGTCCCGTCGCCTGGAGTTCAAAGAACGTCTTCCTAAAGGCAACCAACTTGTCCGTACAGCCATTGCCTTTGCAAACGGGGCCGACTGA
- a CDS encoding helix-turn-helix domain-containing protein, with protein MLKYDSEEVIRLFFLKKFPSFFDPESFITGIKEKYYFKKKCYEVPESKCEHYGVSFNELLITRRGVFNEPRNIAVYLLRQMRGENLNNIGELFNIKAYSTVSSI; from the coding sequence ATGCTGAAATATGATTCAGAAGAGGTTATAAGGCTGTTTTTTTTAAAGAAATTTCCATCATTTTTTGATCCGGAAAGTTTCATAACAGGAATAAAAGAAAAATATTATTTTAAGAAAAAATGCTATGAAGTACCTGAATCAAAATGTGAACATTATGGTGTATCGTTTAATGAATTATTGATAACAAGACGCGGTGTTTTTAATGAACCGCGAAATATTGCAGTTTATCTATTACGTCAAATGCGAGGCGAAAACCTTAACAACATAGGTGAGCTGTTTAATATTAAAGCATACAGTACTGTAAGCAGCATATGA
- a CDS encoding ATP-binding protein: protein MAKKALACRQIVNFFSIEATTTLTHRAGAEPLSSALGYQACLKGNTVLFISSIETINNLYSAQQVGRLKQELKKYLKPALLILDELGYLPIDKIGADLLFQVISQRYEQGAIIITTNRVFKDWPQIFNNDNMLTSALLDRLLHHIEAAVVVEGKVTG from the coding sequence ATGGCAAAAAAGGCATTGGCCTGCAGGCAAATTGTAAACTTTTTTTCAATTGAGGCGACAACTACCTTAACACATAGGGCAGGTGCAGAACCTCTTTCATCGGCCCTGGGCTATCAGGCCTGCCTGAAAGGGAATACCGTACTTTTTATCTCCTCAATCGAAACCATCAATAACCTTTATTCCGCCCAGCAGGTCGGCCGCTTAAAACAGGAGTTAAAAAAATATCTCAAACCGGCTCTCTTGATACTGGATGAATTGGGCTACCTGCCCATTGACAAAATCGGCGCTGACCTGCTCTTCCAGGTTATAAGCCAGCGCTATGAACAAGGTGCCATTATTATAACCACCAATCGCGTTTTTAAAGATTGGCCGCAAATATTTAACAACGACAACATGCTTACTTCTGCCCTGCTGGACCGGCTGCTGCACCACATCGAAGCAGCAGTGGTGGTGGAAGGAAAAGTTACAGGATGA
- a CDS encoding MFS transporter, which produces MTENNRQATFKWLNATQFFGALNDNLYKLSMVFFLIAINPGINPDSVMANTGAIFVLPFLLFSDAAGVLADRISKQIIIARLKIIELILMSSGLLCFYLKTSYGLYVVLFLMCTQSAFFGPAKYGIIPELVPAERLSKANSHIVSATFLSIIIGTLMASVLAGGEYGFLICGTTCILISTGGIFVSRRIYKTSPGGGKEKINPLFFVGIWKTVKYVAEDRYLLLSVLTASYFWLVAAYAQMNLIPYGIDLMHLAPEKSNIAGYLYLVAAIGVGTGAILAGLLSGRNIEFGIVPIGAFGLSASLILLHSAADFFAWAIFFIIMLGTSAGLFLLPLNAFIQWKTPGHRRGAVLAASNFLNFVGILGATLMIKIFQEILGFSSGQAFMLLGVMTFILAVATMIVLPDFFVRFIMLIITKIFYRIKIEGIENIPTAGGVLLVSNIASWVEPFILMATGQRRIRFLIERRIYNIRWLNWFFRLMQMVPVSEKDTPGQIKNALRRAREIIEAEGMVCVFAEGTVSLTGKIGRFKKGCERIITGTGLPVVPVYIGGTWGSIFSYYKGKPLSDWPARIPYKVSVQLGQQMPDSTSAEDIREQIIKLSKGIK; this is translated from the coding sequence ATGACTGAAAATAATAGACAGGCAACCTTCAAATGGCTCAATGCCACCCAATTTTTTGGGGCTTTGAATGACAACCTTTACAAGCTGTCGATGGTTTTTTTTCTTATAGCCATTAACCCCGGAATTAATCCCGACAGTGTAATGGCCAATACAGGCGCTATATTTGTGCTGCCCTTTCTTTTGTTTTCCGATGCAGCCGGCGTGCTTGCAGACAGGATCAGCAAGCAGATTATAATCGCAAGGTTAAAAATAATCGAGCTGATCCTTATGTCTTCGGGATTACTTTGTTTTTATCTTAAAACCTCTTACGGCCTTTATGTTGTGCTCTTTCTCATGTGTACCCAGAGCGCTTTTTTCGGGCCTGCCAAATATGGCATTATTCCTGAACTGGTTCCGGCCGAACGGCTATCAAAAGCAAACAGCCATATAGTATCGGCCACTTTTTTGTCGATTATCATCGGAACCTTAATGGCATCCGTGCTGGCAGGCGGCGAGTATGGATTTCTTATCTGCGGAACGACTTGCATCCTTATAAGCACGGGGGGTATTTTTGTAAGCCGAAGAATTTATAAAACATCGCCTGGAGGGGGCAAGGAAAAAATAAACCCGTTATTTTTTGTCGGAATATGGAAGACTGTAAAATATGTTGCCGAAGACCGCTATCTGCTTCTGTCGGTATTGACTGCATCTTATTTCTGGCTTGTGGCGGCCTATGCCCAGATGAACCTGATCCCTTACGGCATCGACCTGATGCACCTTGCTCCGGAAAAGAGCAATATTGCAGGATATCTTTATCTTGTGGCGGCAATCGGCGTGGGGACCGGGGCAATCCTGGCCGGTCTGCTGTCAGGACGTAATATTGAATTCGGCATTGTTCCCATAGGCGCTTTTGGTTTATCAGCATCGCTTATACTGCTCCATAGTGCTGCCGATTTTTTTGCCTGGGCCATTTTTTTTATAATTATGCTCGGAACAAGCGCCGGTCTTTTTCTGCTTCCCCTTAATGCCTTTATACAGTGGAAAACCCCGGGACACAGACGCGGAGCCGTGCTGGCGGCGTCCAATTTCTTGAACTTTGTGGGGATTCTCGGCGCAACCCTGATGATCAAAATATTTCAGGAAATACTGGGCTTCTCTTCTGGTCAAGCCTTCATGCTCCTTGGAGTTATGACTTTTATCCTGGCTGTTGCCACCATGATTGTGCTGCCCGATTTTTTTGTCCGGTTTATCATGCTGATCATCACAAAAATCTTTTATAGAATCAAGATTGAGGGGATTGAAAACATACCTACGGCAGGAGGGGTCTTGCTTGTAAGCAATATTGCATCCTGGGTGGAGCCTTTTATCCTGATGGCGACCGGGCAGCGCAGAATAAGATTTCTCATTGAACGAAGAATTTACAATATTCGCTGGTTAAACTGGTTTTTCCGGCTTATGCAGATGGTTCCTGTTTCGGAAAAAGATACCCCCGGGCAGATAAAAAATGCTTTACGCCGGGCAAGGGAAATTATAGAAGCTGAAGGTATGGTTTGTGTTTTCGCTGAAGGAACGGTTTCTCTTACCGGAAAAATAGGCAGATTTAAAAAAGGGTGCGAGCGAATAATTACAGGCACCGGACTGCCTGTTGTACCTGTATATATTGGAGGCACCTGGGGAAGTATCTTCAGTTATTATAAAGGAAAACCTTTATCCGACTGGCCTGCAAGGATTCCGTATAAGGTTTCAGTGCAATTAGGCCAACAGATGCCGGACAGCACTTCTGCAGAAGATATAAGGGAGCAGATTATAAAACTTTCCAAAGGAATAAAATGA
- the asnS gene encoding asparagine--tRNA ligase, whose translation MKRKKICELLKGSSQLDNVLVKGWLRTRRDSKTFSFLEINDGSCLKNIQVIADSTLDNYTEITKLTIGSAVGIRGKLVKSQGKGQDMEIQAQSIEIISLAPESYPLQKKRHTDEFLRTIAHLRPRTNKYGAIFRIRSELSYAIHKFFRDKGFKYIHTPIITGSDCEGAGEMFRVTTLKPDQKIKKGYVEDFFGQETNLTVSGQLSAEMFALALGDVYTFGPTFRAENSNTSRHAAEFWMVEPEMAFCDLEDDMDLAEEMINFLITHILDNCAEDIQLFAKFVDKKLMTTLENIRAGAFLRLPYSDAVDILRKSGKKFEYEVKFGKDLQSEHERYLTEQHFKKPVIIYNYPKEIKPFYMRLNDDDLTVAAMDVLVPGIGEIIGGSQREDRSEVLVERMDELGQFPGDYWWYIDSRKYGTVPHSGFGLGFERTLMLLTGVKNIRDVIPFPRTPGSIEF comes from the coding sequence ATGAAACGCAAGAAAATATGCGAACTCTTAAAGGGATCATCTCAACTTGACAATGTTCTGGTTAAAGGCTGGTTAAGGACCAGGCGGGATTCAAAAACCTTTTCATTTCTTGAGATTAATGATGGCTCCTGCCTGAAAAATATCCAGGTTATAGCCGACAGTACTTTAGATAATTATACGGAGATTACAAAACTGACAATCGGTTCAGCCGTCGGTATAAGAGGCAAACTTGTAAAATCTCAGGGTAAGGGCCAGGACATGGAGATACAGGCCCAAAGCATCGAGATAATCAGTCTTGCTCCGGAATCCTACCCTTTGCAGAAAAAGCGGCATACCGACGAATTTTTAAGAACAATTGCACATCTGCGTCCCAGAACAAACAAGTACGGAGCTATATTCCGCATAAGATCCGAGCTCTCATATGCAATTCACAAATTTTTCAGGGATAAGGGCTTTAAATATATTCATACTCCCATCATAACCGGATCCGACTGCGAAGGAGCCGGCGAGATGTTCCGCGTAACAACTTTAAAACCGGATCAAAAGATTAAAAAAGGTTATGTTGAAGATTTTTTCGGCCAGGAGACCAACCTGACGGTCTCCGGTCAACTATCGGCCGAGATGTTTGCCCTGGCGCTGGGTGATGTTTACACTTTCGGCCCAACCTTCAGGGCCGAAAATTCAAACACCAGCAGACACGCTGCTGAATTCTGGATGGTAGAACCGGAAATGGCATTCTGCGATCTTGAAGACGATATGGATCTGGCTGAAGAAATGATAAACTTTCTTATTACACACATACTCGATAATTGTGCCGAGGATATTCAACTCTTTGCGAAGTTTGTAGATAAAAAACTTATGACAACCCTTGAGAATATAAGAGCCGGCGCCTTTTTGAGGCTTCCGTACAGCGACGCCGTTGATATCCTGAGAAAATCCGGTAAAAAATTTGAATATGAAGTGAAATTCGGGAAAGACCTCCAGTCCGAACATGAACGTTATCTTACTGAACAACATTTTAAAAAACCGGTTATTATTTACAATTACCCGAAAGAGATTAAACCTTTTTACATGCGGCTGAATGATGACGACCTTACAGTCGCGGCCATGGACGTTCTGGTGCCGGGCATAGGAGAAATAATAGGCGGCAGCCAGAGAGAAGATAGATCTGAGGTTCTTGTAGAACGTATGGATGAACTGGGTCAGTTCCCTGGAGATTATTGGTGGTATATCGACTCCAGAAAATACGGAACAGTACCCCACAGCGGATTCGGACTCGGATTTGAACGAACATTGATGCTGCTGACAGGCGTTAAGAACATACGCGACGTAATCCCCTTTCCAAGAACACCTGGCAGTATAGAATTCTAA
- a CDS encoding transposase family protein translates to MLLLPILFIKDAARSVKRICKAEFKKANDTVLTELLGISALIVTMYMVRREDTYEVLHLYCIHQNDVAICPKCGAICENIHAEEKRCVRHLDIWGKKTFLHFISRRFKCDQCNKVFTEELSFIDAYRRQTHAFERHVYESCLSSNRKKVYTLRINRYVEAIRTSR, encoded by the coding sequence ATGTTACTTTTGCCAATTTTATTTATTAAGGATGCTGCTCGATCAGTGAAACGTATTTGTAAAGCAGAATTTAAAAAAGCTAACGATACCGTATTAACAGAGTTACTTGGTATTTCAGCATTGATTGTAACTATGTACATGGTTCGCCGTGAAGATACTTATGAGGTATTGCATCTATACTGTATCCATCAAAATGATGTTGCTATTTGCCCAAAATGTGGGGCAATCTGCGAAAATATACATGCTGAAGAAAAGCGATGTGTACGCCATTTAGACATTTGGGGGAAGAAAACCTTTCTTCATTTTATATCCCGCCGTTTTAAATGTGATCAGTGTAATAAAGTATTCACTGAGGAGCTGTCTTTTATTGATGCCTATCGGAGGCAGACCCATGCTTTTGAACGACATGTTTATGAATCTTGCTTATCAAGTAATCGAAAAAAAGTCTATACGTTACGTATCAATAGATATGTGGAGGCCATACGCACAAGCCGTTAA
- the cas4 gene encoding CRISPR-associated protein Cas4 has translation MNSSYCVNESSSQAMPAKSGCSLTASQMIEYMYCPRFTYFEYVMDIPQNEGQRFKVEKGRNIHEKVRKTNSEYLRKKIGVKDKKSDVYLASPLGIRGIVDEVLFMNDDTAAPLDYKFAEYKEKMFKTYRFQLVFYARLIKDNFHIPVKKGFIVYTRSKNKLVEVDIKDKDFIELEKIINNMANIINNCRYPKPTSVKRRCPDCCYKNICESTI, from the coding sequence ATGAATTCATCATACTGTGTAAATGAATCAAGCAGCCAGGCAATGCCGGCGAAATCCGGATGCTCTTTAACCGCCAGCCAGATGATTGAATATATGTATTGCCCCCGCTTCACATACTTTGAATATGTGATGGATATTCCACAAAATGAGGGGCAAAGATTTAAAGTTGAAAAAGGCAGAAATATTCATGAAAAAGTGAGAAAAACGAATTCCGAGTATTTGCGAAAAAAAATTGGGGTAAAAGATAAAAAGTCAGATGTTTACCTTGCATCTCCTTTGGGAATAAGAGGTATCGTGGATGAAGTGCTGTTTATGAATGATGATACGGCAGCTCCTCTTGATTACAAGTTTGCAGAATATAAGGAAAAAATGTTTAAAACTTATCGGTTTCAGCTTGTCTTTTATGCGCGGCTTATAAAAGATAACTTTCATATTCCGGTAAAAAAAGGATTTATAGTTTATACCCGAAGCAAAAACAAGCTCGTGGAGGTTGATATAAAAGATAAAGATTTTATCGAGCTTGAAAAAATTATTAATAATATGGCGAACATTATTAATAATTGCAGATACCCCAAACCGACATCTGTAAAAAGGCGCTGTCCCGATTGCTGCTATAAAAATATTTGCGAAAGCACTATTTAG